The Pyrococcus horikoshii OT3 genome includes a window with the following:
- a CDS encoding CDP-glycerol glycerophosphotransferase family protein, with product MAMDRVTKQLTVSKLLSLANFIPKDSQKILFYSTPDVSDNALALFKYISEKTDDYELAWLLNNPNSPSVKTLKEKYPEVKTIYLYSLEGLKELLRSKFVVLTDVLPLTPHRGQKIIQLWHGLPGKKTGYEHPLNVKDLYLYMDKWTTDFVTTSELVVGAFVRQFMINPRKFRILGQPRNDGLFDNLKDAKNILSSILGRDVEDYDHLILYAPTYRYTSYMKDFQASVNVVKTLFHHKFLEFLKEENILLVIKPHKLVADVIKPEIKENSNVILLTDEHLQSRLITINDVMGAFDILITDYSSIFEDYILLERPILFYLPDREALERKSGFLLPYEFFAPGRKPETLEGLIHALKIYMEDPEVDSEWRKTVKNLLYEVGKDNKSSERIYNLIIKQK from the coding sequence ATGGCAATGGATCGAGTAACAAAGCAATTAACGGTCTCAAAGCTTCTCTCACTGGCAAACTTCATCCCTAAAGATAGTCAAAAAATACTCTTTTACTCTACTCCAGATGTTTCGGATAATGCTCTAGCTTTATTTAAATACATTTCAGAGAAAACAGATGATTATGAACTAGCTTGGCTTCTTAACAACCCTAACTCTCCCTCTGTAAAGACGCTTAAAGAAAAATATCCAGAGGTAAAGACTATCTACCTATATTCGCTTGAAGGTCTAAAGGAACTTTTAAGATCCAAGTTTGTTGTTTTAACGGATGTCTTACCCTTAACTCCCCACCGAGGACAAAAAATAATTCAGCTCTGGCACGGTCTCCCCGGAAAGAAAACTGGCTATGAGCACCCCCTTAACGTTAAAGATCTATACCTCTATATGGATAAGTGGACTACCGACTTTGTAACTACATCCGAGCTCGTCGTTGGAGCTTTCGTAAGGCAGTTCATGATAAATCCAAGGAAGTTCAGGATCCTTGGACAGCCCAGAAACGATGGCCTCTTTGACAATCTAAAGGACGCTAAAAACATTCTTTCCTCAATACTGGGAAGGGATGTTGAGGATTACGATCATTTAATATTGTACGCACCAACTTACAGGTACACCAGCTATATGAAAGACTTTCAAGCGAGCGTTAATGTTGTCAAAACCCTCTTTCACCATAAATTCTTAGAATTCCTTAAGGAGGAGAACATCTTGCTCGTAATAAAGCCTCATAAGTTGGTTGCGGATGTCATAAAACCTGAGATAAAGGAGAATTCAAACGTGATTCTGTTAACGGATGAGCATCTCCAATCACGCCTAATAACAATAAACGATGTGATGGGTGCTTTTGACATCTTAATAACCGATTACTCAAGCATCTTTGAGGATTACATACTTTTGGAGAGGCCAATCCTCTTTTACCTACCTGATAGGGAAGCCTTGGAAAGAAAGAGTGGCTTTCTCCTACCCTACGAGTTTTTCGCTCCTGGGAGAAAGCCTGAAACCCTTGAAGGTCTTATACATGCATTGAAGATTTATATGGAAGACCCAGAAGTAGATAGTGAGTGGAGAAAAACCGTTAAAAATCTCCTTTATGAAGTTGGGAAGGATAATAAATCCTCTGAAAGGATATATAACCTTATTATCAAGCAGAAATAG
- a CDS encoding DUF58 domain-containing protein encodes MKREDALLTLIGVDLLYGYLSNNLASSLFAFLLFLYILHERINFNPKVDVEVKLPERLEEGKITEVNVVVRNRGSKGILEVKIEGEDLIGEAKRVKLDSGEKLVKLSVKPLNKGDKVLKVKALFEDELNLYYSEVYEAEFSIQVLPSVDSIREAAREEVSIRMREALKKGKIGVESTELYGLREYLPGDDVRRIDWKATTRLRKLIVKEFMRESEGDVYIVLDATREMRKRIRRSKIDYASSLVLYIATILIRSNKRVGLILFSEDEFKVVKPEKGSEQLERIRETLRFKPLKGLTSFKGEVGRLKTWDFLRKLFPRKRRGVEEALLSIRNPSYVILITDLMSNTPRLYSAVSMVKKKHKVIILSPNPVLFYSGELDEETLRFLYEKYRERERILRKFNSLVPTVDLGPSDYGREVLEVLEG; translated from the coding sequence ATGAAGAGGGAAGACGCTTTGCTAACTCTCATAGGGGTTGATCTGCTTTACGGTTACTTGAGCAATAACTTAGCATCCTCCCTATTTGCCTTCCTCCTATTCCTCTACATACTTCACGAGAGGATTAACTTTAATCCCAAGGTTGACGTTGAGGTTAAGCTACCCGAGAGGCTTGAGGAGGGTAAGATTACAGAGGTAAATGTAGTCGTAAGGAATAGAGGTAGCAAAGGTATTCTAGAGGTTAAAATCGAGGGGGAAGATCTAATTGGCGAAGCTAAGAGGGTGAAGCTCGATAGCGGGGAGAAGCTCGTTAAGCTTAGCGTTAAACCCCTGAACAAGGGGGATAAGGTGCTCAAGGTTAAGGCTTTATTCGAGGATGAGCTCAACCTTTACTACAGCGAAGTTTACGAGGCGGAATTTTCCATCCAGGTTCTTCCCTCCGTTGATTCCATTAGGGAAGCAGCGAGGGAAGAGGTAAGCATTAGGATGAGGGAAGCCCTAAAGAAGGGGAAGATAGGGGTTGAGAGTACCGAGCTCTACGGTTTGAGGGAGTACCTTCCTGGGGATGACGTTAGGAGGATAGACTGGAAAGCTACGACAAGGCTTAGGAAGTTAATAGTCAAGGAGTTCATGAGGGAGAGCGAGGGAGATGTTTACATAGTCCTAGATGCAACCAGGGAGATGAGGAAGAGGATTAGGAGGAGTAAGATCGATTACGCCTCCTCCCTGGTTCTCTATATAGCTACGATCCTTATAAGGAGTAATAAGAGGGTTGGGCTAATCCTCTTCTCTGAGGATGAATTCAAGGTTGTGAAGCCCGAAAAGGGTTCTGAGCAACTGGAGAGGATTAGGGAAACCCTAAGGTTTAAACCGCTGAAGGGTTTAACAAGCTTCAAGGGCGAAGTTGGTAGGTTAAAAACCTGGGACTTCCTAAGGAAGCTCTTCCCCAGGAAGAGGAGAGGCGTGGAAGAGGCTTTGCTAAGCATAAGAAATCCATCCTACGTGATCCTCATAACGGATTTAATGAGCAATACTCCTAGGCTTTACTCAGCGGTTTCAATGGTTAAGAAGAAGCATAAAGTGATTATTCTATCCCCTAACCCGGTATTGTTCTATTCGGGAGAGCTGGATGAGGAAACTTTGAGATTCCTCTACGAGAAGTACAGGGAGAGGGAAAGGATCTTGAGGAAGTTCAACTCCCTAGTTCCAACCGTTGATTTGGGCCCGAGCGATTACGGAAGGGAAGTCTTGGAGGTGCTTGAGGGGTGA
- a CDS encoding FkbM family methyltransferase: MKSYYRLLGHYYLLLRFFKNLRDLGVSLLELENILGVIYWYLFKQKYSTRCRCCSELYINQTNINPYYFASACKLKKMGLPVEIRNSVFYYDGLEVYPTVIPYIARVIKYNWQVFNMKGNPMISFTVKNHDFKAVLLKGYEGLLQFYEQFILEQYGMFDYKDKTVIDIGGFIGDTALYFYSKEARKIVSFEPSKKNYTILIKNITLNNIKNVIPINAGVWDENTKGIITNPAPTAYRVKEESKGDVALVSILDIIDSYRPDIIKMDCEGCEYKVFEKLLETGYIYDVPEYVFEAHGNIKNELLSKLRSLDEFRLCVHSDLGNMAIVSLKKL, translated from the coding sequence ATGAAGTCATATTATAGATTGCTTGGACATTATTATTTGTTACTTCGATTTTTTAAGAATTTGAGGGATCTAGGTGTTTCATTATTAGAGCTCGAGAATATTTTAGGTGTAATATATTGGTACCTTTTCAAACAAAAGTATTCTACACGTTGCAGATGTTGTAGTGAGTTGTATATTAATCAGACGAATATAAACCCCTATTATTTTGCATCCGCATGTAAATTAAAGAAAATGGGATTACCAGTTGAAATTCGAAATAGTGTCTTTTATTATGATGGATTAGAAGTCTATCCAACCGTTATTCCATACATAGCAAGAGTGATTAAATATAACTGGCAAGTATTTAATATGAAGGGAAATCCTATGATATCATTTACTGTAAAAAATCACGATTTTAAGGCTGTGTTACTTAAGGGATATGAGGGATTATTACAATTCTATGAGCAGTTTATTCTAGAACAATATGGAATGTTTGACTATAAAGATAAAACAGTTATTGATATAGGGGGCTTTATAGGGGATACTGCATTGTACTTTTATTCGAAAGAGGCACGTAAAATAGTATCTTTTGAGCCATCTAAGAAAAATTACACAATTCTTATTAAAAATATTACCTTAAATAATATCAAAAATGTAATACCCATAAATGCTGGAGTTTGGGATGAAAATACAAAAGGTATAATTACTAACCCTGCTCCTACTGCCTACAGAGTAAAAGAAGAGAGCAAGGGTGATGTTGCCTTAGTTTCAATATTAGACATCATAGATTCTTATAGGCCAGATATCATTAAAATGGATTGTGAAGGGTGCGAATACAAAGTTTTCGAAAAGCTCCTAGAAACTGGATATATCTACGATGTTCCTGAATATGTATTTGAGGCTCATGGAAACATCAAAAATGAACTTTTAAGTAAACTTAGAAGCTTAGATGAATTTAGGCTTTGTGTCCATAGTGACCTAGGAAATATGGCTATAGTATCCCTTAAAAAGCTATGA
- a CDS encoding HAD family hydrolase has protein sequence MTLHVISDLDGTLIPLKYNSTYKLLLDYFRKKKRPLRYLIAREGWLLVKLLSKLMDKRRADEIVLSFMTFGLDYEDLLSFAREWAKKVPINLDVLAEIRKYKRAKKVLLTATIEPSAKAFADMLGFEEYAATTFNIKGRKIIGVKKRHLSDTKFREVLKNHWFPYIYITDDKNEKNLISNAIRSLIVNFQNT, from the coding sequence ATGACGCTCCACGTCATATCTGACCTTGACGGAACTCTTATACCACTTAAATATAACTCAACTTACAAGCTGTTGCTCGACTACTTCAGGAAAAAGAAGAGGCCGCTACGTTATCTTATTGCAAGGGAGGGATGGTTACTAGTTAAACTCCTATCGAAACTTATGGATAAACGCAGAGCTGATGAAATCGTCCTCTCGTTTATGACTTTTGGGCTTGATTACGAAGACCTATTATCTTTTGCAAGGGAATGGGCTAAAAAAGTGCCAATAAATCTTGATGTTCTCGCCGAAATCAGAAAGTATAAAAGGGCAAAGAAAGTCCTGCTCACCGCAACAATTGAGCCTTCTGCAAAAGCCTTTGCAGATATGCTCGGTTTTGAAGAATATGCGGCAACAACCTTTAATATTAAGGGGAGAAAGATTATAGGAGTAAAAAAGCGTCACCTCTCAGACACAAAGTTTAGAGAAGTTTTAAAAAATCACTGGTTTCCATATATTTACATTACCGATGATAAAAATGAAAAAAATCTGATATCTAACGCTATAAGGTCTTTAATAGTTAACTTCCAGAACACTTAG
- a CDS encoding type II toxin-antitoxin system VapC family toxin, protein MIVIDASSIAKYILREENWEEVRKYLLDDPHSLTLALAEVSNAIWKHYVLYKVVSAEEVGIMLKALKRLEEDVINFEPFEHYLKDAMSIAINWSIPVYDALYLAQAKRYGKLLTSDKEQWRIAKKLKIKAEYVE, encoded by the coding sequence GTGATAGTAATTGACGCATCATCCATAGCTAAATACATATTAAGGGAAGAGAATTGGGAGGAAGTCAGAAAATACCTGCTAGATGATCCGCACTCCCTAACCCTAGCTTTAGCTGAGGTCTCAAACGCCATCTGGAAGCATTACGTGCTATACAAAGTTGTATCAGCTGAAGAGGTTGGAATAATGCTCAAAGCATTGAAGAGGCTTGAAGAGGATGTCATAAATTTTGAACCCTTTGAGCATTACCTCAAGGATGCTATGAGCATAGCTATCAACTGGAGTATTCCGGTTTACGATGCACTTTACCTAGCCCAGGCAAAAAGATATGGCAAGCTTTTAACTAGCGACAAAGAGCAATGGAGGATTGCAAAGAAGCTTAAAATAAAAGCGGAGTACGTGGAATAA
- a CDS encoding IspD/TarI family cytidylyltransferase yields the protein MVTLILLAGGSGTRASLNLPKQYYRIEEKMVIEYTLENVSRVKGVDNIILVSNPRFMDTALELKESFPKIKDVAKGGRTRNESIYNGFMKVPQKESKILVHDAVRPFTPRWVFERIISLLDERDVITTVNPITGNLIELDNGKVKRIYDRSKFAIGEAPTGYRYGALKKTLEVAVSNGTLNEIPHDIVLAMNAGFDVYVLPCNCFNLKITFKEDIEIARTLIKMLEERE from the coding sequence ATGGTCACTCTGATCCTTCTCGCTGGCGGATCCGGAACTAGGGCGAGCTTGAATTTGCCGAAGCAGTATTACAGGATCGAGGAGAAAATGGTCATAGAGTACACGCTGGAGAACGTCTCCAGAGTTAAAGGTGTAGATAATATAATCCTCGTATCGAATCCACGGTTTATGGATACCGCTTTAGAGCTAAAGGAGAGCTTTCCTAAGATAAAAGATGTCGCGAAAGGGGGGAGGACGAGGAATGAATCGATATACAACGGATTCATGAAGGTTCCACAAAAAGAGAGCAAGATCCTTGTACACGATGCGGTAAGACCTTTCACTCCTAGATGGGTGTTTGAGAGAATAATCTCTCTGTTGGATGAGAGAGATGTGATAACTACGGTAAACCCAATAACTGGGAACTTAATAGAACTCGATAACGGGAAGGTGAAAAGGATATACGACAGGTCTAAATTTGCCATAGGAGAAGCTCCAACTGGATACCGCTATGGGGCATTAAAGAAGACGCTTGAGGTTGCGGTGAGCAACGGGACTTTAAATGAAATTCCTCATGATATAGTTTTAGCGATGAATGCGGGATTCGATGTTTACGTTCTCCCATGTAATTGCTTCAACTTAAAAATAACTTTTAAAGAGGATATTGAAATTGCGAGAACCTTGATAAAGATGCTGGAGGAGCGGGAGTGA
- a CDS encoding AAA family ATPase has protein sequence MDGRKFLKLLKEEVHKAVVGKDDVIELLAIALLAEGHVMIEGVPGVAKTTIAKSFAQVLGLKFSRIQLTPDLLPADILGTVYYDQSDGLWKIKKGPIFANVVLADEINRAQPKTQSALLEAMQERQVTIEGRTFPLEKPFMVIATKNPIEFEGVYNLPEAQVDRFMLNIKIGYPTREEEVEMLRKKDRGELGEVGRIFSREQIVRMINEVKRVKTSEEVLHYLYEIVNETRKDERLIVGASPRASEHLLYASKAKAFLEGRDYVIPDDVKFLAVPVLAHRLLIKAEHEIEGIKGEDIVREILERVEVPI, from the coding sequence ATGGACGGTAGGAAGTTCCTTAAGCTGCTGAAGGAAGAGGTTCATAAAGCGGTCGTTGGGAAGGATGACGTTATAGAGTTATTAGCTATAGCCCTCTTAGCCGAGGGGCACGTTATGATAGAGGGGGTCCCTGGCGTTGCAAAGACGACGATAGCTAAGAGCTTCGCCCAAGTATTGGGCTTAAAGTTCTCGAGGATACAGCTTACCCCTGATTTACTACCCGCTGATATACTGGGTACCGTGTATTATGATCAATCCGATGGCCTCTGGAAGATAAAGAAGGGCCCAATATTTGCGAACGTAGTCTTAGCCGATGAGATAAACAGGGCCCAGCCGAAGACTCAATCCGCTCTACTGGAAGCGATGCAGGAGAGGCAAGTTACCATAGAGGGGAGAACCTTTCCGCTCGAGAAACCCTTCATGGTTATAGCAACTAAGAATCCTATAGAGTTCGAAGGTGTTTATAACCTCCCCGAAGCCCAGGTGGACAGGTTCATGCTCAACATAAAGATAGGTTACCCAACAAGGGAAGAGGAGGTTGAGATGCTGAGGAAGAAGGATAGGGGGGAGCTTGGGGAAGTTGGAAGGATTTTCTCTAGGGAGCAGATAGTTAGGATGATAAATGAGGTTAAGAGGGTTAAAACCAGTGAGGAAGTGCTGCACTACCTTTACGAGATAGTCAACGAGACGAGGAAGGATGAGAGGCTCATAGTCGGTGCTTCCCCCAGGGCTAGCGAGCATTTGCTTTACGCTTCAAAGGCTAAAGCTTTCCTTGAGGGTAGGGATTACGTGATTCCAGATGATGTGAAATTCCTAGCGGTTCCAGTCTTAGCCCATAGGCTTTTGATTAAGGCCGAGCACGAGATCGAGGGGATTAAGGGTGAAGACATAGTCAGGGAGATCCTGGAGAGGGTTGAGGTGCCCATATGA
- a CDS encoding glycosyltransferase family 2 protein, translated as MTKVSIIVPVYNTKNYVPRLLTSIEKQTYTNWELILVDDHSNDGTYELLLEFKDRYPNKVEVLKTPKPRSGPMIGKNMGIEVSSGKFLAFVDSDDWWSETFLKDTVSNIKSFGGVSTEYYDVFEDSDKKVHVKASKHGVVSWEDVLKLKARFGNGNSLLRRKIVENYGIRFPEHLWYSEDIYFYTQYLSVIDRIYVVPSPDFYHLVRGASMVRSDKIKQESKIEQTIRVYEEVCTRIQEISKVSDEVCKLLKSYQMPYSIMTYITSVSDSLGRAEARKLFWKYLDYLKGYRLTRSHQSYLTLLWILDLFIPIRGILRRLIG; from the coding sequence ATGACAAAGGTATCTATCATTGTTCCAGTGTACAATACTAAAAATTACGTTCCGAGACTTCTTACCTCAATAGAAAAGCAAACATACACGAACTGGGAACTCATACTAGTTGACGACCATTCCAATGACGGTACCTACGAGCTTCTCCTTGAGTTTAAGGATAGATATCCCAATAAAGTAGAAGTTCTTAAGACGCCAAAGCCAAGGAGTGGCCCCATGATTGGAAAAAATATGGGAATAGAGGTATCTTCTGGAAAGTTTTTGGCATTCGTAGACAGTGATGACTGGTGGAGCGAAACTTTTCTCAAGGATACTGTGAGTAACATAAAGAGCTTCGGCGGAGTTTCAACTGAATACTACGACGTTTTTGAGGATAGTGACAAGAAAGTCCATGTTAAAGCCTCAAAACACGGTGTAGTGTCTTGGGAAGACGTTTTGAAGCTCAAGGCCCGCTTCGGCAACGGAAACTCGCTCCTGAGGAGAAAGATAGTTGAGAACTATGGAATACGCTTTCCAGAGCACTTGTGGTATTCTGAGGACATATACTTTTACACCCAGTACCTCTCGGTAATTGACAGGATATACGTTGTCCCCAGTCCAGACTTCTATCATCTCGTAAGGGGAGCATCTATGGTGAGGAGCGATAAAATAAAGCAGGAGAGTAAGATAGAGCAAACGATAAGAGTTTATGAAGAAGTCTGCACAAGAATACAGGAGATTTCGAAAGTATCTGACGAAGTATGCAAGCTGTTAAAGTCTTACCAGATGCCCTATAGCATTATGACTTACATCACATCCGTCTCAGACTCTCTGGGAAGGGCTGAAGCGAGAAAACTATTCTGGAAATACCTTGATTACCTCAAGGGTTATAGGCTCACGAGGTCTCATCAATCGTATTTAACTCTGTTGTGGATACTTGACTTATTCATTCCGATTAGGGGGATTTTAAGGAGGTTAATAGGATGA
- a CDS encoding FkbM family methyltransferase translates to MNSMLNILEEISSRIKRPLITLLLFKYLRSVKRLECKNGQIIEIDDPSKYFISDLVYVCDVFKHFKSIKVRNGKVILDGIPFRPSELRYIGDVIEKLKLRVGSNFIAEFIYNGRIVKFRLAMTSKGVTGVFSLYEMFVREDYKVFDYKGKTVLDVCGFIGDSALFFALNDAKKVVSFEPQREAYELLVENVKLNEFDNIIVAINEAVGEKDSMVEFLIPDEFSLGASRYIRAGKKTSVKVRDIIRVMNEFKPDIIKLDCEGCEYGIIDKLLKTGRIYDVEGLVVEFHDTPEVKRWDYIRSLPFDVAIISDNPHWKVTVVSIRVMQNDAPRHI, encoded by the coding sequence ATGAACTCAATGTTGAACATCTTAGAAGAGATATCATCTCGTATCAAGAGACCTCTGATAACGCTACTTCTGTTCAAATACCTCAGAAGTGTAAAGCGTCTGGAGTGCAAAAACGGGCAGATAATCGAGATAGACGATCCTTCAAAATACTTCATAAGCGATTTGGTGTATGTATGTGATGTGTTCAAGCACTTCAAGAGCATTAAAGTGAGGAACGGCAAAGTCATCCTTGATGGCATACCTTTCAGACCCTCCGAGCTGAGATACATAGGAGATGTTATTGAAAAACTCAAGTTAAGGGTTGGGAGCAACTTTATAGCAGAATTCATATATAACGGCAGGATTGTTAAGTTTAGGCTAGCGATGACAAGCAAAGGTGTCACCGGAGTATTTAGTCTTTACGAGATGTTTGTGAGGGAAGATTACAAGGTCTTCGATTACAAAGGTAAAACAGTTCTGGATGTTTGTGGATTTATCGGCGATTCTGCTCTGTTCTTTGCTCTGAACGATGCAAAAAAGGTCGTCAGCTTTGAACCTCAACGAGAGGCATATGAGCTGTTGGTTGAAAATGTAAAACTGAACGAGTTTGACAACATAATTGTCGCAATAAATGAGGCTGTTGGAGAGAAAGATAGCATGGTTGAGTTTCTCATTCCAGATGAGTTCTCGCTTGGTGCGTCCAGATATATAAGAGCAGGTAAGAAGACGAGTGTTAAGGTGAGAGACATCATAAGAGTGATGAACGAATTCAAACCGGATATAATAAAACTCGACTGTGAAGGGTGTGAATATGGAATAATAGATAAGCTCCTAAAGACTGGTCGCATCTATGACGTTGAAGGTCTTGTCGTCGAGTTCCACGATACGCCAGAAGTAAAGCGGTGGGACTACATTCGCTCACTACCTTTTGATGTTGCCATTATAAGTGACAACCCTCACTGGAAAGTGACTGTTGTTTCTATAAGGGTGATGCAAAATGACGCTCCACGTCATATCTGA
- a CDS encoding DUF4350 domain-containing protein has product MRRALYVILVIFGITFLITPVSIPLFLSNAEFSMLNTKWNGISSFAKMIYERKGLVIPLMDSLNNVELKGGTLLIVGPDLRYSSLEIEKIRDFLNEGGTLILMDDFGTGNEILKGLNLSIRFSRKVPVEPFYFKDYRLPIVTDIRDPVLSRNVTYIVLNYPAVIVGFGEGNVYTSRVTLLGKDFRSYPILVELKYGNGRIVLFSDPSVFTNEMIKMNRNFAENFIDEFINPPVYVDEAHHSNFNPYYAGTIVVRRSLDREKSFYVVLAVAGLALFVESGLAFELFNLVISLAIKIFVRGEKVRVEDVVEKLAKEGYDRKILERIVREVGG; this is encoded by the coding sequence ATGAGGAGAGCTCTCTACGTGATCCTAGTGATCTTCGGGATAACCTTCCTGATAACACCGGTTAGCATTCCCCTCTTCCTTTCGAACGCTGAATTCAGCATGCTGAACACGAAGTGGAACGGAATCTCCAGCTTCGCGAAGATGATCTACGAGAGGAAAGGCTTGGTGATCCCGTTAATGGATAGCCTAAACAACGTCGAGCTCAAGGGAGGAACTTTACTGATAGTCGGCCCCGACTTGAGGTATTCCTCACTTGAGATTGAGAAGATAAGGGATTTCCTTAATGAAGGGGGAACCCTAATCCTAATGGATGACTTCGGAACTGGGAACGAGATCCTTAAGGGTTTAAACTTAAGCATAAGGTTCTCCAGGAAAGTTCCCGTGGAGCCCTTCTACTTCAAGGATTACAGGCTACCCATAGTTACCGACATAAGGGATCCCGTCTTATCCAGGAACGTAACTTACATAGTGCTGAACTATCCAGCGGTAATCGTTGGATTTGGTGAAGGGAATGTATACACGAGCAGGGTTACCCTCCTGGGAAAGGACTTCAGGAGTTATCCTATACTTGTTGAGCTTAAGTATGGGAACGGAAGGATCGTGCTCTTCTCGGATCCTAGCGTTTTCACGAACGAGATGATAAAGATGAACAGGAACTTCGCGGAGAACTTCATAGACGAGTTCATAAATCCCCCGGTTTACGTGGATGAAGCCCACCACTCGAACTTCAATCCTTACTATGCTGGAACCATAGTCGTTAGGAGGAGCTTGGATAGGGAAAAATCCTTTTACGTAGTCTTAGCGGTTGCTGGATTAGCCCTATTCGTGGAAAGTGGGTTAGCTTTTGAGTTGTTTAACCTGGTAATATCCCTAGCTATTAAAATCTTCGTTAGGGGGGAGAAGGTTAGGGTTGAGGATGTGGTTGAAAAGCTAGCTAAGGAAGGCTACGACAGGAAAATCCTGGAGAGGATAGTCAGGGAAGTTGGTGGTTGA
- a CDS encoding flippase: protein MSESLKLKLIKNAAWLFGAEIISKLLAYGVIVILSRTLGPEGLGQYSFIFYYVGLLGIFSDFGISYYFMREVARDKSKAEELLPDVLGLKIVLALINFGVIAVLTLFLPKPRWMKVLILLVGAEAMFMWISYMFVNLMYAHEVTKYEAIARTIERVWAFFVGGTILYLYRSLSPFIIALLVGYMIRESLRIKWGSKFVKKVRIYFRLKNWVFLLRKSYPFWLIGLFTLIYYRTDMVMLSLMKGDYETGIYRAAYTLIEVSLFVPNIVVSTTMPSIARLWKEDKRTLNILMKKSIQILVGLGALALAGYFVFARLGILIVFGEKFLPSVPVLRVLAFAVPFMFLNSLFGSFLNATEKEGVFTKITGLTALLNVVLNYLLIMNLGAKGAATATIISQGIATVLSVLEVNY, encoded by the coding sequence ATGTCGGAGAGCTTAAAGCTCAAGCTTATTAAGAATGCGGCCTGGCTTTTTGGGGCTGAAATTATTTCAAAGCTATTAGCTTATGGTGTAATAGTTATCTTGAGCAGAACCCTTGGCCCGGAGGGATTGGGGCAATACTCTTTTATCTTCTATTACGTTGGGCTTCTTGGCATCTTTTCCGACTTTGGGATAAGTTATTATTTCATGAGGGAGGTTGCTAGGGATAAGAGTAAAGCTGAAGAACTCTTACCAGATGTTTTGGGTCTTAAAATTGTTCTTGCTTTGATCAATTTTGGTGTTATAGCTGTTTTAACACTTTTCCTCCCAAAGCCAAGATGGATGAAAGTCTTGATATTATTAGTAGGAGCTGAAGCTATGTTCATGTGGATTTCTTATATGTTTGTAAACCTTATGTATGCTCACGAGGTCACGAAATATGAAGCCATAGCGAGAACAATTGAGAGAGTTTGGGCGTTCTTTGTTGGAGGAACTATTCTTTACCTTTACAGGTCTTTATCCCCCTTTATAATTGCCCTTCTCGTTGGTTACATGATAAGGGAGTCCCTTAGAATAAAGTGGGGAAGTAAGTTCGTTAAAAAGGTTAGAATATATTTTAGACTAAAGAATTGGGTTTTTCTGTTGAGAAAAAGCTATCCATTCTGGCTAATTGGTCTCTTTACCTTAATTTACTACCGTACCGACATGGTAATGCTCAGCTTGATGAAGGGAGATTACGAAACTGGGATCTATAGGGCGGCTTATACCTTAATTGAGGTCTCCCTATTTGTGCCGAATATCGTTGTATCTACAACGATGCCTTCAATAGCTAGATTATGGAAAGAAGATAAAAGAACTTTAAATATTCTTATGAAAAAAAGTATACAGATACTAGTAGGATTGGGAGCTTTAGCTTTAGCTGGATATTTTGTCTTTGCTCGTCTGGGAATCCTTATCGTATTCGGTGAAAAGTTCCTCCCAAGTGTTCCAGTTCTTAGAGTTCTAGCTTTTGCGGTACCTTTCATGTTTTTAAATTCTCTTTTTGGGAGCTTTCTGAACGCAACTGAAAAAGAAGGGGTATTTACTAAAATAACGGGGCTTACAGCGTTGTTAAATGTTGTGCTAAATTACCTCTTAATAATGAATTTGGGGGCAAAAGGGGCTGCCACGGCTACTATAATTAGTCAGGGGATAGCTACAGTACTAAGTGTTCTGGAAGTTAACTATTAA
- a CDS encoding type II toxin-antitoxin system VapB family antitoxin, whose amino-acid sequence MEVISFRIPSELKKEMKKIDINWSEEIRKFIEAKVREYKRKKALEEIDAMLENLPRTEKGTARKYVREDRDSN is encoded by the coding sequence ATGGAAGTCATTAGCTTTAGAATTCCCAGCGAGCTCAAGAAGGAAATGAAGAAAATTGACATAAATTGGAGCGAAGAGATCAGGAAGTTCATTGAAGCCAAAGTGAGGGAATACAAAAGAAAGAAAGCCTTAGAGGAGATAGATGCAATGCTAGAGAATTTGCCAAGAACTGAAAAGGGAACCGCAAGAAAATACGTGAGGGAGGATCGTGATAGTAATTGA